In Microvenator marinus, one genomic interval encodes:
- a CDS encoding tetratricopeptide repeat protein, whose translation MTEVASTPDQSPELVDLSKVKEKLTEFIQGGQLSHGVMLLEQISRWPDSTRYLSDNLWLYGKLGDLQRALEQEDDAMTSYQRAFELDPRNLNVLRPYSDLLFHNQKNEEGLKVVQAMLLHHKRQLSDKEVVGIYRQLGTFYEGLGKLEKAQTSFEKALEQDPMDQVSLSGLLRVVGQIGEPLDVIRVRQKLIRTLDDPIARSHALMALGDDWALEFNDPGRALDVYEQALIENPQNKKVIEKIARVGSEVGDWRRVSRAYFTLSQIAETPAEQAEWIVRSSEVARDELWESDKALAGFRRALELDPSRLDAFKAVTSILVDAKDWEGLETAYVQLISANVEAGNNDPKLMYVLWQKLGEVYKLHLKRDQDAVFAYGQAAAQVAQGFDMHAEAAEIAERNPDLAPAAIEHLKAMYKERGDRLDVLERLGRVYLKQKDVDRAWNIYRVLAHKKHPLDEKASQFVARFNTALFRPIKNQFTSDMLNNHIFSKELDANVSEVFRILKPALEEWTGEATSKWGLKRKNRVNLDEPLAFNRIYKSVGSTLGYQNLPELWYKPEQEGIVNGALVPEGMIAGDDILASGREEYTAFIVGKQLFLFLAPFYLAAIRPATDLQAFFMLAASLVHPERPIDLTKESEQVLKHMKKKIKGPAFDQLKSAVDKASRYEVDLVKWLNAVEDTANRVGLIFCDDLDAAREYLQNEPQKIGNRSVDQRMETLISYSISSEYLELRSRIGHSLNAG comes from the coding sequence ATGACGGAAGTGGCCTCTACCCCCGACCAATCTCCCGAGCTTGTAGACCTCTCGAAAGTTAAAGAGAAGCTCACAGAGTTCATTCAGGGCGGGCAACTCTCGCACGGTGTCATGCTCCTTGAGCAAATTTCGCGATGGCCGGACTCCACGCGCTATCTCTCGGATAATCTCTGGCTCTACGGAAAGCTTGGCGACCTTCAGCGGGCTTTGGAGCAGGAAGACGACGCGATGACTTCGTATCAGCGTGCTTTTGAGCTGGATCCGCGAAATCTGAACGTGTTGCGGCCGTACTCCGACCTTCTCTTCCACAATCAGAAGAACGAAGAGGGGCTCAAAGTGGTTCAGGCCATGCTCCTGCACCATAAGCGGCAGCTCAGCGATAAAGAAGTTGTTGGGATTTACCGCCAGCTCGGCACGTTTTACGAGGGGCTCGGCAAGCTCGAGAAGGCTCAAACCTCGTTTGAAAAAGCGCTCGAGCAAGACCCGATGGATCAGGTTTCCCTCTCGGGATTGCTCCGAGTCGTGGGCCAGATTGGCGAGCCGCTGGACGTGATTCGCGTGCGCCAGAAGCTGATTCGTACGTTGGATGACCCAATCGCGCGTTCTCATGCGTTGATGGCGCTAGGTGACGATTGGGCGCTTGAGTTCAATGACCCTGGCCGAGCGTTGGATGTTTACGAACAGGCCTTGATCGAGAACCCGCAGAACAAGAAGGTGATTGAGAAGATCGCTCGTGTGGGCTCCGAAGTAGGGGACTGGAGACGAGTGAGCCGCGCGTATTTTACGCTTTCTCAGATCGCTGAGACCCCGGCTGAGCAGGCCGAGTGGATCGTGCGTTCTTCCGAAGTTGCACGCGACGAGCTCTGGGAGTCCGATAAGGCGCTCGCCGGCTTCCGAAGGGCGCTGGAGCTCGATCCGTCACGGCTCGATGCGTTCAAAGCTGTGACTTCGATCCTGGTGGACGCCAAAGATTGGGAAGGACTTGAGACCGCCTACGTACAGTTGATTTCGGCCAACGTGGAAGCCGGTAACAACGATCCCAAGCTCATGTACGTGCTCTGGCAGAAGTTGGGGGAGGTCTACAAGCTTCACCTCAAACGAGACCAAGACGCGGTCTTCGCATACGGGCAAGCTGCAGCACAGGTGGCTCAGGGCTTCGATATGCACGCCGAGGCCGCAGAAATTGCCGAAAGGAACCCGGATTTGGCGCCCGCTGCGATTGAGCACCTCAAGGCGATGTACAAGGAGCGCGGGGACCGTTTGGATGTCTTGGAGCGCCTTGGACGCGTCTACTTGAAGCAAAAAGACGTAGACCGCGCGTGGAATATCTACCGCGTGCTCGCCCATAAGAAGCATCCGCTCGATGAGAAGGCGTCTCAGTTCGTGGCGCGCTTCAACACGGCACTTTTCCGGCCGATTAAGAACCAGTTCACCTCAGATATGTTGAACAACCATATCTTCTCCAAAGAGCTCGATGCGAACGTGTCGGAGGTGTTTAGGATTTTGAAGCCGGCGCTTGAGGAGTGGACTGGCGAGGCGACGTCCAAATGGGGACTAAAGCGTAAGAATCGCGTGAACTTGGACGAGCCACTCGCGTTCAATCGAATCTACAAGAGCGTGGGCTCCACGCTAGGCTATCAGAACCTTCCCGAGCTTTGGTACAAGCCTGAGCAAGAGGGGATCGTCAATGGGGCGCTCGTGCCGGAGGGTATGATTGCCGGTGACGATATTCTTGCGAGTGGTCGGGAAGAGTACACGGCGTTCATCGTTGGAAAACAACTCTTTCTTTTCTTGGCACCGTTCTATTTGGCAGCGATCCGTCCCGCTACGGACTTGCAAGCCTTCTTCATGTTGGCGGCTTCGCTCGTGCATCCGGAGCGCCCGATCGACCTGACGAAAGAGAGTGAGCAGGTGCTCAAGCACATGAAGAAGAAGATCAAAGGGCCGGCTTTTGACCAGCTCAAGTCCGCGGTGGATAAGGCTTCGCGCTACGAGGTTGACCTTGTGAAGTGGCTGAACGCGGTGGAGGACACGGCAAATCGCGTGGGTCTGATTTTCTGTGATGATTTGGACGCTGCCCGTGAGTATCTGCAGAATGAGCCGCAGAAGATCGGGAACAGGAGCGTGGACCAGCGTATGGAAACGCTAATCAGCTATTCAATTAGCTCGGAATATCTTGAGCTGCGCTCAAGAATCGGCCACTCACTCAACGCCGGCTGA
- a CDS encoding protein kinase domain-containing protein, whose translation MVGSTLVNAQSIDLKALQGQHLAGRFFLKTLLGQGGYGAVFEAEQTSVGRRCAVKVLAPRDLNDRKVIERFKMEARATSRLTHPNSVTIYDFGEDEEFGVLFIAMEFLEGEDLSQYVKTHGSFDTTTALHIVEQAAASLDDAHQHGLVHRDVKPQNIMILKRGRDEHFVKVIDFGIAKALEATTAMAPDTQLTMTGTIVGTPQYMSPEQVRDIQLDGRSDQYSLAIVLYVLLTGRPPFLGTSPIDIATKHLTDQPLPPSVIRPELELPPAFEEALLKGLEKQPENRFETTIEFAHALRRGLTGVSAEISSVEIPPLDTAEIATNSPRNVRTDRVEAVDKSTELLDMRSEAEPEKVSVAARSDAAQSQAIPSYATEAVSLPDFEESQRSEGSGPSKARLVFSGGDDVEEGKGFTQVVSSAEMEPLMTAQIPKQAAAKEPVLVEQKKGFPKALLLAPLLMVLLVGVGGWALFQGMSGSSDVEEPVEVVENIDIVPTESPEGSGPESAIASPPEDQPVDPQVLEPVVGAEVKEPPVEPEPAKVEEAAAPTKVESKTEVAKKTKKAEPKEEVVKTGKVSVTLIPWGSLMVGRKSYGDTPRQTIELTEGRHRFYLKQNGETMTSKTVDVVAGQTKIVVLNANER comes from the coding sequence ATGGTGGGTTCAACCTTGGTCAATGCGCAATCGATAGACCTGAAAGCTCTTCAAGGGCAGCATCTTGCTGGGCGTTTTTTTCTAAAGACGTTGCTTGGGCAAGGTGGGTACGGCGCGGTTTTTGAGGCGGAGCAGACCTCAGTAGGGCGGCGTTGCGCGGTGAAGGTTCTTGCGCCTCGGGACTTGAACGATCGCAAGGTTATCGAACGTTTTAAAATGGAGGCGCGGGCGACGTCGCGACTGACTCACCCCAACAGCGTCACTATCTATGATTTCGGCGAGGATGAAGAATTTGGCGTGCTCTTCATCGCGATGGAATTTCTCGAGGGCGAGGACTTATCGCAGTACGTCAAGACGCACGGTAGTTTTGATACGACCACAGCATTGCATATTGTGGAGCAGGCCGCGGCGAGCCTTGATGACGCGCATCAGCACGGACTGGTACACCGCGATGTAAAGCCTCAAAACATCATGATCTTGAAGCGCGGGCGGGACGAGCACTTTGTAAAGGTGATCGACTTCGGAATTGCGAAGGCGCTCGAGGCCACCACTGCTATGGCGCCAGATACGCAGCTCACGATGACTGGAACTATTGTGGGAACGCCGCAGTATATGTCACCCGAGCAAGTGCGTGATATTCAGCTCGACGGTCGTTCTGACCAGTATTCGTTAGCCATCGTGCTTTACGTTCTGCTCACGGGGCGTCCGCCGTTTCTTGGGACTTCGCCCATTGATATCGCTACGAAGCACCTCACTGACCAGCCACTTCCGCCGAGTGTGATTCGCCCGGAACTGGAGTTGCCGCCCGCATTTGAAGAGGCGTTGCTCAAAGGGCTCGAGAAGCAGCCTGAGAATCGTTTTGAGACCACTATCGAGTTTGCGCACGCCTTGAGACGAGGGCTGACTGGTGTTTCGGCGGAGATTTCATCCGTGGAGATCCCACCTCTTGATACGGCAGAGATTGCCACAAACTCCCCGCGAAACGTCAGGACTGACCGTGTGGAGGCCGTGGATAAATCTACGGAACTCCTCGATATGCGAAGTGAAGCTGAGCCAGAAAAGGTATCCGTAGCGGCTCGGTCTGACGCAGCACAGTCTCAGGCCATTCCTTCGTATGCGACTGAAGCTGTGTCATTGCCTGATTTTGAGGAGTCGCAACGAAGCGAGGGTTCTGGACCTTCGAAGGCAAGGCTCGTGTTCTCGGGTGGCGACGATGTGGAGGAAGGTAAAGGCTTTACTCAAGTGGTGAGCTCGGCGGAGATGGAGCCGCTGATGACTGCTCAGATCCCCAAACAGGCGGCTGCAAAAGAACCCGTCTTGGTCGAGCAGAAGAAGGGTTTCCCAAAAGCCTTGCTGCTTGCCCCTCTTCTGATGGTGCTACTCGTAGGCGTGGGTGGCTGGGCGCTGTTTCAGGGTATGAGCGGGTCGAGCGACGTTGAGGAGCCCGTGGAGGTAGTTGAAAACATTGATATCGTGCCAACTGAATCACCAGAGGGTTCGGGGCCTGAATCTGCAATTGCATCACCGCCCGAAGACCAGCCAGTTGATCCTCAAGTCTTGGAGCCAGTCGTCGGTGCTGAAGTCAAAGAGCCTCCGGTTGAGCCAGAACCAGCGAAAGTAGAAGAGGCCGCTGCGCCCACAAAGGTCGAATCCAAGACTGAAGTCGCCAAAAAGACAAAGAAAGCGGAGCCCAAAGAGGAAGTGGTAAAGACCGGAAAAGTCTCGGTCACCCTTATCCCATGGGGAAGTTTGATGGTCGGGCGAAAGTCATATGGAGACACCCCGAGGCAGACGATCGAGTTGACCGAGGGCAGACACCGCTTCTATCTCAAGCAAAATGGCGAGACGATGACCTCCAAGACGGTTGACGTGGTGGCGGGGCAAACTAAGATAGTCGTGCTAAACGCAAACGAACGCTAA
- a CDS encoding ADP-ribosylglycohydrolase family protein: MRPEDWTNSVKEMTPFRAAFEGALMGDALAMPVHWYYDTEALKRDYGTVDDYVAPKNPHSGSILWRSSYQPVNERADILRGQAKYWGQKGVHYHQFLKAGENTLNFQLARELYKQVKANGGYDVKLWAETYISCMLEPGWHNDTYAEEYHRAYFNNYASGMDPLKCGIDDKHIGGLSCVPALVAALEGASRDEVRDSVRAHVSLTHKNNGVLEAADLLVTLLFAIAEGQTLREAVKVHANSWLSSTKAASWTSRPDTEIVGGRFSSACYIEDAMPGALYLAWKYEGNLHAGLVANTMVGGDNCHRAAVVGSLLAASACAS; this comes from the coding sequence ATGAGGCCAGAAGATTGGACGAATAGTGTGAAAGAGATGACCCCTTTTCGCGCCGCGTTTGAAGGGGCTTTGATGGGAGATGCCCTGGCTATGCCGGTGCACTGGTACTATGACACCGAGGCGCTCAAACGGGATTACGGAACGGTAGATGATTACGTGGCGCCGAAAAATCCTCACTCGGGCAGTATTTTGTGGCGCTCGAGCTATCAGCCGGTCAACGAGCGAGCGGACATTCTGCGAGGCCAGGCAAAGTACTGGGGCCAAAAGGGCGTGCATTATCACCAGTTCTTGAAGGCCGGTGAGAACACGCTCAACTTTCAACTCGCCCGCGAGCTCTACAAGCAGGTCAAGGCTAATGGCGGCTACGATGTGAAGCTATGGGCGGAAACCTACATCTCTTGCATGCTGGAGCCGGGCTGGCACAACGATACTTATGCGGAAGAGTATCACCGCGCCTACTTTAATAATTACGCCAGCGGGATGGATCCTCTGAAATGTGGAATCGATGATAAACATATCGGCGGGCTTTCCTGCGTGCCAGCACTGGTTGCCGCGCTCGAGGGCGCCTCGCGAGACGAGGTGCGTGACTCGGTGAGAGCGCATGTATCGCTCACCCACAAGAACAACGGAGTGCTGGAGGCGGCAGATCTACTCGTGACACTTCTTTTCGCGATTGCTGAAGGACAAACGCTACGGGAGGCTGTGAAGGTTCATGCAAATTCATGGCTTTCCTCCACTAAGGCGGCGTCCTGGACGTCGAGGCCGGACACAGAAATCGTGGGTGGTCGTTTTAGTTCGGCTTGTTACATCGAAGACGCGATGCCCGGCGCCCTTTACTTGGCTTGGAAGTATGAAGGCAACCTCCACGCAGGACTGGTCGCAAACACCATGGTGGGAGGAGATAACTGTCACCGAGCGGCCGTCGTGGGAAGTCTGCTCGCGGCGAGTGCCTGTGCGAGTTAA
- a CDS encoding sterol desaturase family protein: protein MNIFLAIIVAIGVAMILIELRSPARKWPEVSGWWGRALLFNGIQVAAVVAAGLYWDNWFIANRPWSLDAIGPVWGGLLAYFVLTFFYYWWHRFRHSSPVLWRWMHQLHHSPQRLEIVTSFYKHPLEIFANSILSSVVVYFVVGVGPEAAAYAMLLSALAEFFYHWNVKTPHWIGYFIQRPESHCVHHERGIHQLNYGDLPMWDMLFGTFYNPREWESECGFEAHQESELIGMLLGKDVQAYPEGAAE, encoded by the coding sequence ATGAACATCTTTCTAGCCATTATCGTCGCCATCGGGGTGGCCATGATCCTTATCGAGTTGCGCAGTCCCGCGAGAAAGTGGCCCGAGGTCTCGGGCTGGTGGGGCAGGGCGCTCCTCTTCAACGGCATCCAGGTTGCGGCTGTAGTAGCGGCCGGGCTCTACTGGGACAACTGGTTCATCGCCAACCGGCCCTGGTCATTGGACGCCATCGGACCCGTCTGGGGCGGGCTCTTGGCCTACTTCGTACTGACGTTTTTCTACTACTGGTGGCACCGCTTTCGCCATTCCTCACCCGTGCTCTGGCGCTGGATGCACCAGCTCCACCACAGCCCTCAACGCCTTGAGATCGTAACCTCGTTCTACAAGCATCCGCTCGAGATTTTTGCGAATTCCATTCTCTCGAGTGTGGTCGTGTACTTTGTGGTCGGCGTGGGCCCTGAAGCCGCCGCTTACGCCATGCTTCTCAGCGCGCTCGCCGAGTTCTTCTATCATTGGAACGTCAAGACTCCGCACTGGATTGGCTACTTCATCCAGCGCCCCGAGAGTCATTGTGTTCACCACGAGCGCGGCATCCATCAGCTGAACTACGGCGACCTCCCGATGTGGGACATGCTTTTTGGTACCTTCTACAACCCGCGCGAATGGGAGAGCGAGTGCGGCTTTGAGGCCCATCAAGAGAGCGAACTGATTGGGATGCTCCTCGGTAAAGACGTTCAGGCCTATCCTGAAGGAGCTGCCGAATGA
- a CDS encoding transglutaminase-like domain-containing protein, whose protein sequence is MRWTKVLIALAVCLVSAVLVAQQRVHQNRILHEYFDGEVAPSSGGEGAGEASSDMPTAPPLPAVAQSTGELQPPPLSGEVGRDELVWGAEGPSPDARLEEPNGPLNPFGSSHSLDTRTDRVDELNYFENFDPSIIPFKRVVALNRFRHVRGAYSVELESGRKVQVSSGNLLRDDEEVFWGTFAINALPNQWLPIASVAPDQRILRLESEPPVPLEIHRDIAGNHFVMTQHRGLLRLNMQVAVRTDYFAGEFPDVSWGEFDGLVDFEHPEVSGVVQGVLRDIGVSKRQSPREVLLTLIEYFRDFEGRAFPEDVATDDLFKAIVDTQVGVCRHRSLAFLVALRALGIPVHYVYNEAHAFVEIYWPRLGWRRVDLGGAADELNSASNQASSIHQPPDSLPQPQRFLDEQERMASNTEGGPSEGGGSGEGSGENSESSENSETVETAEGTEGSANVEGSELSETAEVNDVTAEGEPVEEPPKRIATRLTLSATQTSIRRGEELVLSGRLSAADNRLMANKVVEIHVAPLGQVNPSARTLVDQASTDLNGRYSSRTVLPPDFAVGRWTLFVHYKGDEELDASSAE, encoded by the coding sequence ATGCGGTGGACCAAGGTTTTGATAGCGTTGGCGGTGTGTTTGGTCTCAGCGGTGCTCGTGGCCCAACAACGGGTTCACCAAAACCGGATTTTGCACGAGTACTTTGACGGTGAAGTTGCCCCATCATCAGGAGGGGAGGGCGCAGGCGAAGCAAGCTCGGACATGCCAACGGCTCCTCCGTTGCCCGCTGTGGCGCAAAGTACGGGCGAGCTCCAGCCACCTCCGCTTTCGGGCGAGGTTGGGCGCGACGAGCTCGTCTGGGGCGCCGAAGGGCCAAGCCCGGATGCGCGTCTTGAGGAGCCCAACGGGCCGCTCAATCCCTTCGGGTCATCGCATTCGCTTGATACGCGAACTGACCGCGTAGACGAGCTCAACTACTTCGAAAATTTCGACCCGAGCATCATTCCGTTTAAGCGGGTGGTCGCCTTGAATCGATTCAGGCATGTGCGTGGTGCGTACTCGGTGGAACTCGAGTCGGGGCGCAAGGTTCAGGTCAGCTCGGGCAACTTGTTGCGTGACGATGAAGAAGTGTTTTGGGGTACGTTTGCGATTAATGCGCTCCCGAATCAGTGGCTCCCGATAGCCAGTGTGGCCCCTGATCAACGCATTTTGAGGCTCGAGTCGGAGCCGCCGGTGCCGCTTGAGATTCATCGCGATATTGCCGGAAATCATTTTGTGATGACGCAGCACCGCGGGCTCTTGCGGCTGAATATGCAGGTTGCCGTGCGCACGGATTACTTCGCAGGTGAATTTCCGGACGTGAGCTGGGGCGAGTTCGACGGCCTCGTGGACTTTGAACACCCTGAAGTTTCGGGCGTGGTTCAGGGCGTTTTGAGGGATATTGGCGTTTCTAAGCGTCAAAGCCCTCGCGAAGTTCTTCTAACACTCATCGAGTACTTCAGAGATTTTGAAGGCCGCGCCTTTCCTGAGGATGTGGCTACCGACGACCTCTTTAAGGCGATCGTGGACACACAGGTTGGAGTGTGTAGACACCGAAGCCTCGCATTTTTGGTGGCCTTAAGGGCGCTCGGTATCCCTGTGCATTACGTCTACAACGAGGCCCACGCATTCGTTGAGATTTACTGGCCTCGCCTTGGCTGGAGGCGCGTAGACTTGGGCGGAGCGGCGGACGAACTCAACTCCGCGTCCAATCAGGCGAGCTCCATTCACCAACCCCCAGATTCATTGCCTCAACCTCAGCGCTTTTTGGATGAGCAAGAGCGCATGGCTTCCAATACCGAAGGTGGACCGTCAGAAGGAGGCGGCTCCGGCGAAGGTTCGGGCGAGAATTCTGAGAGTTCTGAGAATTCTGAAACAGTCGAGACCGCCGAAGGCACCGAAGGCTCAGCAAATGTAGAGGGTAGTGAACTCTCGGAAACAGCTGAGGTCAACGACGTGACCGCTGAAGGTGAGCCCGTCGAAGAGCCTCCCAAACGCATCGCGACTCGCCTTACCCTAAGCGCCACGCAAACCTCCATCAGGCGCGGCGAGGAGCTAGTTCTCTCGGGTAGACTGAGTGCGGCCGACAACCGACTCATGGCCAACAAAGTTGTGGAGATACACGTTGCCCCACTTGGACAGGTTAACCCCAGTGCACGCACGCTCGTGGACCAGGCCAGCACGGACCTGAATGGCCGCTATTCCAGTCGTACCGTTCTCCCCCCCGATTTCGCGGTGGGCCGCTGGACCCTTTTTGTTCATTACAAGGGCGATGAAGAACTCGATGCGTCCTCCGCGGAATAA